One window from the genome of Gemmatimonadaceae bacterium encodes:
- a CDS encoding ribonucleotide reductase N-terminal alpha domain-containing protein encodes MPVSKNPPAGLASLSQNARTVLAKRYLIKNEKGASVEQPEDLFWRVATVVAEADRRYGATDEQVEQQAREFYALMTQRRFEPNSPTLMNAGRPLGQLSACFVLPVADALSNHKDGIYDTLASMALIHQSGGGTGFSFSRLRAKGSMVRSTTGVA; translated from the coding sequence ATGCCCGTCTCGAAAAACCCACCGGCTGGCCTCGCGTCGCTGTCGCAGAACGCGCGGACCGTGCTGGCCAAGCGCTATCTGATCAAGAACGAGAAGGGGGCCTCGGTAGAGCAACCCGAGGACCTGTTCTGGCGCGTGGCGACCGTGGTGGCCGAGGCGGACCGTAGATATGGGGCCACGGACGAGCAGGTGGAGCAGCAGGCGCGGGAGTTCTACGCGCTCATGACGCAGCGCCGGTTCGAGCCCAACTCGCCCACGCTCATGAACGCCGGCCGTCCCCTGGGGCAGCTGTCGGCCTGTTTCGTGCTGCCGGTGGCGGATGCCCTGTCCAACCATAAGGACGGCATCTACGACACGCTGGCGAGCATGGCGCTCATCCATCAGTCGGGCGGCGGCACGGGCTTCTCGTTCTCGCGGCTGCGGGCCAAGGGGTCCATGGTGCGTTCCACCACGGGCGTGGC
- a CDS encoding gamma carbonic anhydrase family protein, producing the protein MAPIAPSVHPSAFVHPRAFVCGQVTLGPRVSVWPFAALRGDTAPITIGADSNVQDGTVIHVDHGVPCIIGERVGIGHRAIVHGATVDDDCLIAMGAVLLNNVRVGSGSIIGAGAVCTEGFVVPPNSLVLGVPGRVVRQTSAEERARIRGTVESYLALQEEHRRGAFPEL; encoded by the coding sequence ATGGCGCCCATCGCTCCCAGTGTCCATCCCTCGGCGTTCGTCCATCCGCGCGCCTTCGTCTGCGGCCAGGTGACGCTGGGGCCGCGCGTCTCGGTGTGGCCGTTCGCGGCGCTGCGCGGCGACACGGCGCCCATCACCATCGGCGCCGACAGCAACGTGCAGGACGGCACGGTGATCCACGTGGATCACGGCGTGCCGTGCATCATCGGCGAGCGCGTGGGCATCGGACACCGCGCCATCGTCCACGGCGCCACGGTGGACGACGACTGCCTGATCGCCATGGGGGCGGTGCTGCTGAACAACGTGCGCGTGGGCTCGGGGTCGATCATCGGCGCGGGCGCGGTGTGCACCGAGGGGTTCGTGGTGCCGCCCAATTCGCTCGTGCTCGGCGTGCCGGGCCGCGTGGTGCGGCAGACCTCGGCGGAGGAGCGCGCGCGCATCCGCGGCACCGTGGAGAGCTATCTGGCCTTGCAGGAGGAGCACCGGCGGGGAGCATTCCCGGAACTGTGA